The window CGCCAACTTGTCCAGCACCTAGAATAATGATCTTCATAGCCTTTCTCTTATTTTTTGCCGTTGTAATTCTAGTGAACTCATTTCGCTTTGATAATGCACTAGAAAGAAACAGCGGCTAAGAAATAAATTCTTAGCCGCTGTTAGTTGTTATGCCTGTTTTACTAGAACTGCGTAGTAGAAGCCATCCATATCTTCTTCGCCAGGCAGTATTTGACGACCCGGTTTTTCGATATCAGACCCAACCAGCGTTGCGTTCTCGGTACGCTCTAAGAATGCTTTCACTTGCAGCACGTTTTCTTGCGGCGTGATAGAACATGTCGCATAAACCATGGTGCCGCCTTCTTTTAGCTGGCGCCACATTGCATCCAAGATTTCGCTTTGTAGTTCTGCTAGTGCATCAATATCAGATGCACGGCGTAGCCACTTAATGTCAGGGTGACGGCGAATTACACCGGTCGCTGAACACGGAGCATCAAGTAGGATGCGATCGAACTGACTGCCCGTCCACCATTCTTCAGGGTAGCGAGCATCCCCACAGATTACGTCGGCACGTAGTTGTAGGCGTTCAAGGTTATCGTAAACACGGTCTAGGCGTTTAATATCACTGTCGATTGCAACCACTTCAGTGTCTTGAGTATGTTCAAGAATGTGTGCAGTTTTACCGCCAGGTGCTGCGCAGCAGTCTAGGATTAGCTCACCATCTTTTGGTGTTAGGTAATCAACAGAAAGTTGAGCTGCAGCGTCTTGTACTGATACCCAGCCTCGGTCGAAACCAGGAAGCAAAGTAACATCACAAGGTGACGCTAATTTTATGGCATCAGCCGCTTCAGGGTGCAGTGTGTATTCAATGTTTTCGTTTTTAAGCAGTTCAACATACTCGTCACGAGTGTGGTGTTGGCGGTTTACACGCAGCCACATTGGTGCCTTGCTGTTGTTTGCTTCAACCAATTGCTCCCACTGATCTGGGTAGCTTTCTTGAAGCATTTTTAGGATCCAGCTTGGATGGCTGTATTTGCCCGCATTGTGGCTAACGGCTTTCTCATCTAGCTCTTCTTGATCGCGCAGGTAGCTGCGAAGCACTGCGTTGATCAAACCACTCAGGCTTGGGCCGCGCAGTGTTTTGGTTGCTTCAACGGTTTCAGCAACGGCAGCATGAGAAGGAATGCGCATAAAGCTCAACTGGTAAATGCCTACTAAGATCAGGTGGTGGAATACGCGCTTTTTACCTTTAAGCGAGTTTTCCATCAGTTCGTTAGCGATTGACTCTAAGCGAGGCAGGTAACGAAGTGCGCCGTAGCAAATCTCTTGCAGTAGAGCATGGTCTCGCGGGCGGATCGTTTTTTGAGCCGCAGGGAGAGCGTGTGAAAGAGAGTGGCCTTTATCGACAACTTGGAATAGGACATTTGCAGCAGCAGCGCGAACATTCATGAGGGATACCGAATATTTATTTGAATACATGAGGGCATCTCTGCCCTCGTAAAGGTTTTCTAAACTGTGTTTTTATAAGCTACACGTCTTTAAGTACATATTGAGTAGCTTTAAAGCGGTTAAGAAAGTTGAGTACCAACTTCAAACCAGCTTGCACGTGAGTTCAAGATGTCTTGAACTGACATGGCTTTTTTGCCTGGAACTTGTAGCTGTTCCAATACTAGTACTTTGTCGCCAGTCGCAACATAAATACCAGTCTTATCTGCTTTGATGATTGAGCCAGCTGGCGCAGATGTCGACTCTTCATCAACACGTGTCTGCCAAACTTTAATGCTTTTTTCATCATTAGAGCTGCTATCAACAATCGCAAAGTGACTCATTGGCCACGGGTTGAAAGCGCGCACACAACGTTCGATGTGTTCTGCACAGTCATTCCAATCAATTTTTGCTTCTTCTTTGCTCAGCTTCTTCGCGTAGTTAGCAAGTTCGTCGTCTTGCTTCTCAGCAACAGCCTTACCAGAAGCGATGTCTGCTAAACACTCAACAAGAGCATCAGGACCAAGGCCCGCCAACTTCTCGTACATTGACGCACTGGTGTCTGTTGCATCGATTGGTAGCGTCGCGATACTTAACATATCACCAGTATCTAGGCCGATATCCATCTGCATGATCGTCACGCCAGTCTCTTTATCGCCCGCCCAGATAGAGCGTTGGATCGGAGCAGCACCACGCCAGCGCGGTAGGATAGAGCCATGTACGTTGATACAACCCAAGCGAGGCGTATCTAATACAGCTTGTGGAAGAAGCAAGCCGTAAGCGACAACAACCATGATGTCAGCATTCAAATCTGCTAGCTCTTGCTTAGCTTCATCTGACTTGAAGTTTTCTGGTTGGTAAACCGGAATATTGTTTTCAAGTGCGATGTTTTTTACTGGGCTCGCGGTCAGTTTTTTACCGCGGCCTGCTGGACGATCTGGCTGTGTGTAAACAGCAATAACTTCATGCTCCGAAGACAACAACGCCGCCAAGTGACGGGCGGCGAAATCCGGAGTACCTGCGAAGACAATTCTTAAAGATTGACCCAAGGTAGACTTCCTTCTTAATTTAGTAATAGCAGCGGTTATTAACCTTGTTTCTCGTTGAAACGTTTAATCTTCGCTAGCTTATCTTGAATACGTTTGCGCTTTAGTGGCGATAGGTAATCAACAAACAACTTGCCTTCTAGGTGGTCAAGTTCGTGCTGAACACAGATAGCCAGAAGGTCGTCAGCGTCGAATGTGAATTCGTTGCCTTCACGGTCTAGTGCTTTAACCGTTACTTCTGCAGCGCGAGGTACTAGAGCTCGAGCGCCTGGTACAGATAGACAGCCTTCTTCGATACCATCTTCGCCACGTTTGTCGGTAATTTCAGGGTTGATCAGAACCATAGGCTCGTCACGTGTTTCTGAAATATCGATAACAACGATGCGCTGGTGGAAATCTACTTGCGTTGCAGCAAGACCGATACCTTCTTCGTCGTACATGGTTTCAATCATGTCATCAACGAACTTTTGAATCTCTGGGGTAACTTCTTTTACCGGTTTCGCCACGGTACGTAGACGATCATCTGGTAATGTTAATACTTGTAATACAGACATATACACTCGAAATATTGAACTGTGCCGAAACAGCTTAAACCTTGTTGGCTCAATTCTAGACATTTTAGAGGTCAAATGACAGCATCCTGAAGGTAATTCTCTAATCAGATGTCATATATTCAGACCAAGGAACCTAGGTCATGCGTCATTTTTTCCCCGCTTTATCTCTTATTTGTGCCTCGCTTTCGTTCGCCACTATGGCTGAAAATAGTGAACAACCTTTAACCATTAAACAAGGCGCACCCGAAGCGTATGTGGTGGTGAAGGGCGATACTTTGTGGGATATCTCCGCGATGTATCTCGATAGCCCATGGCTGTGGCCGAGGTTGTGGCAGGTCAATCCTGAGATCGAAAACCCTCACCTTATTTACCCCGGAGATAAATTGTCTCTGGTTTGGATTAATGGCGAGCCTGTATTGAGCCTCAAACCCGTCATCAAGCTAAGCCCTAAGATTCGTGTCTCTGAGAAGAAAGCAGTACCTACCGTCAATGAGGGGCTGGTTTTGCCGTATCTACAGTCTGATCGCTTGGTGGAGCAACAAGATATCCAATCGGCGCAACGAGTGTTGGGGACAAGTGATGGTAAACGTTTCTTATCAGGTGAAGACCGACTATTTATCTCGGGCAATCAGCAACATCAAAAATGGGGTATTTACCGTTCTGTCGAAACTTACCAACGACAGCAACCTCAAGCGAGTATGACTTCTTTGCGTTTAGTCGCCACAGCGCGCTTGAAAGAGGTGGATGCTGAGTTCAGTAGTTTGCAAATAGAGACTCAGCTACAAGAGGTACTGCTCAACGACCTCGTGTTACCAGAACTTGGCGTTGGTCAGGTGAAGCTCTCAACTACGTTTTATCCTGCACCTAGTGCCGCGGGTCAGTTT of the Vibrio lentus genome contains:
- the rsmB gene encoding 16S rRNA (cytosine(967)-C(5))-methyltransferase RsmB, yielding MNVRAAAANVLFQVVDKGHSLSHALPAAQKTIRPRDHALLQEICYGALRYLPRLESIANELMENSLKGKKRVFHHLILVGIYQLSFMRIPSHAAVAETVEATKTLRGPSLSGLINAVLRSYLRDQEELDEKAVSHNAGKYSHPSWILKMLQESYPDQWEQLVEANNSKAPMWLRVNRQHHTRDEYVELLKNENIEYTLHPEAADAIKLASPCDVTLLPGFDRGWVSVQDAAAQLSVDYLTPKDGELILDCCAAPGGKTAHILEHTQDTEVVAIDSDIKRLDRVYDNLERLQLRADVICGDARYPEEWWTGSQFDRILLDAPCSATGVIRRHPDIKWLRRASDIDALAELQSEILDAMWRQLKEGGTMVYATCSITPQENVLQVKAFLERTENATLVGSDIEKPGRQILPGEEDMDGFYYAVLVKQA
- the fmt gene encoding methionyl-tRNA formyltransferase: MGQSLRIVFAGTPDFAARHLAALLSSEHEVIAVYTQPDRPAGRGKKLTASPVKNIALENNIPVYQPENFKSDEAKQELADLNADIMVVVAYGLLLPQAVLDTPRLGCINVHGSILPRWRGAAPIQRSIWAGDKETGVTIMQMDIGLDTGDMLSIATLPIDATDTSASMYEKLAGLGPDALVECLADIASGKAVAEKQDDELANYAKKLSKEEAKIDWNDCAEHIERCVRAFNPWPMSHFAIVDSSSNDEKSIKVWQTRVDEESTSAPAGSIIKADKTGIYVATGDKVLVLEQLQVPGKKAMSVQDILNSRASWFEVGTQLS
- the def gene encoding peptide deformylase; the encoded protein is MSVLQVLTLPDDRLRTVAKPVKEVTPEIQKFVDDMIETMYDEEGIGLAATQVDFHQRIVVIDISETRDEPMVLINPEITDKRGEDGIEEGCLSVPGARALVPRAAEVTVKALDREGNEFTFDADDLLAICVQHELDHLEGKLFVDYLSPLKRKRIQDKLAKIKRFNEKQG
- a CDS encoding LysM peptidoglycan-binding domain-containing protein, which translates into the protein MRHFFPALSLICASLSFATMAENSEQPLTIKQGAPEAYVVVKGDTLWDISAMYLDSPWLWPRLWQVNPEIENPHLIYPGDKLSLVWINGEPVLSLKPVIKLSPKIRVSEKKAVPTVNEGLVLPYLQSDRLVEQQDIQSAQRVLGTSDGKRFLSGEDRLFISGNQQHQKWGIYRSVETYQRQQPQASMTSLRLVATARLKEVDAEFSSLQIETQLQEVLLNDLVLPELGVGQVKLSTTFYPAPSAAGQFANILGSLDGSQYSAKNQVVVINKGSQDNLRQGSMFTLSESGAVVFGKQGEYSYKESAASDKVQLPSTSLGSLMVIRPYEYFSLALITQSSKPVSNDILAVSPLDLAVTEELKGTE